The DNA region CCCCAACAACCACTTCCAGAGGGGCGTGCCCCTGTACCTCTTTGACCGCATGGTACTCAATGCCCAGTCGGTCCTCCATACTATGCCCCAAATTGTTGAGGGATTTAGCCTGCATACCCGATGAACGGCGAACCCCCATGGCATCCCTCATAACGATGAGGGACATAAAAAAGGACACCGCAAACAGGTTGGAACGTACTCCTTCTATAATAGCTATTGATGTGGTCATTGCGGATACCATAGACGCATGGCTTGAGGGCATACCCCCGGTGCGCCAGATTATGGTTTCCA from Treponema primitia ZAS-2 includes:
- a CDS encoding divergent PAP2 family protein encodes the protein MLLLKTKKRNGRELLETIIWRTGGMPSSHASMVSAMTTSIAIIEGVRSNLFAVSFFMSLIVMRDAMGVRRSSGMQAKSLNNLGHSMEDRLGIEYHAVKEVQGHAPLEVVVGALLGIFIAAAYAFL